From a single Bacteroidota bacterium genomic region:
- a CDS encoding cyclase family protein → MEPPKWIDITTGIQESTPVWPGDPAPIITLLASHEAGDDYQLSEAFFGLHTGTHIDAPLHFIPGAKDITSLSIEKMLGKVRVLDATDCKIITAEWLSNKEIQQGERLIFKTLHYPLKTAVNYKEKFTALELSAALFLAGLRIQLVGIDGLSIAVSQYLREVHVALLGNEIIIVENLNLEEIEAGRYEMICLPIKISGAEAAPARVLLRRIP, encoded by the coding sequence ATGGAACCTCCTAAATGGATAGATATTACTACCGGGATTCAAGAATCCACCCCCGTTTGGCCGGGAGATCCTGCTCCTATTATCACTCTGTTGGCATCACATGAAGCAGGAGATGATTACCAGCTTTCAGAAGCCTTTTTTGGCCTCCATACCGGGACGCATATTGATGCCCCCTTGCATTTTATACCCGGGGCCAAGGACATTACATCACTTTCCATAGAGAAGATGCTGGGCAAAGTACGTGTACTGGACGCCACAGACTGCAAGATCATCACAGCAGAATGGCTCAGCAATAAAGAAATTCAGCAGGGAGAACGTCTTATTTTTAAAACCCTGCATTATCCGCTGAAAACAGCTGTGAATTACAAGGAGAAGTTTACTGCTCTGGAGTTGTCGGCAGCCCTCTTTCTCGCAGGACTGCGTATTCAATTGGTTGGGATTGATGGCTTATCGATTGCCGTCAGTCAATACCTGCGAGAGGTACATGTCGCTCTTTTAGGGAATGAAATTATTATCGTGGAGAACCTGAATCTGGAAGAAATTGAAGCAGGCAGATATGAAATGATTTGCCTTCCCATCAAAATTTCAGGTGCTGAAGCTGCACCGGCAAGGGTGTTGCTCAGGAGAATTCCCTGA
- a CDS encoding SDR family NAD(P)-dependent oxidoreductase produces the protein MKKAIVVGGTSGIGKALVELLLEQNYKVGLSGIERDDLSSLKDKNPQHLIIRFIDCGKENCSGEINNLVNELGGMDLLVFSAGIGHLNKDIGYTVENPANKVNVLGCTEVVDWGYRYFFKQGSGHLVGISSVAGLFGFRTTPAYTAAKGYQINYLEALRQKAHRSKLPLYVTDIRPGFVDTEMTSDKKKFWSTSTHHAAQLIYKAILHKKGIAYVKPRWWIVGFAVKLVPNWLRSRL, from the coding sequence ATGAAAAAAGCCATTGTAGTTGGAGGAACTTCCGGAATTGGTAAGGCCCTTGTTGAACTTCTTCTTGAGCAAAATTATAAGGTGGGGTTGTCGGGAATTGAGAGAGATGATCTCTCCTCGCTGAAAGATAAAAATCCTCAACATCTTATTATCAGGTTTATCGACTGTGGCAAGGAAAACTGTTCCGGTGAAATAAACAATTTGGTGAACGAATTAGGCGGAATGGATCTATTGGTTTTCAGTGCCGGGATTGGTCATCTGAACAAGGATATAGGATATACCGTGGAGAATCCCGCAAACAAAGTAAATGTGCTTGGTTGTACTGAGGTGGTGGACTGGGGATATCGATATTTTTTCAAGCAAGGAAGCGGGCATTTAGTTGGGATCAGTTCGGTGGCCGGGTTATTTGGATTCAGAACTACTCCTGCTTATACGGCAGCGAAGGGTTATCAGATTAACTATCTGGAAGCGTTAAGACAAAAGGCCCACCGTTCCAAACTTCCCCTCTATGTAACAGACATCAGACCCGGATTTGTGGACACAGAAATGACCAGTGACAAGAAGAAATTCTGGAGCACCTCCACCCATCATGCAGCTCAATTAATTTATAAAGCGATTCTCCATAAAAAAGGTATCGCATATGTTAAACCGCGCTGGTGGATCGTCGGCTTTGCAGTGAAACTCGTTCCGAATTGGCTGAGAAGCAGATTATAA
- a CDS encoding TolC family protein — protein MKKLLFLLCLYTTGLPAQETVPLETILQEAMAHYPLVSQRNLIEESRHFSLAALNRAYLPQLNINGQASYQSEVTSLPFTLPLPGVSIKPLDKDQYKIVADVSQILYDGGNINNQKQIQRASAQVEQGKINVEMQKMRERVRQFYLGVLMMDEQIRQTDLVESDLQAGIKRMDAAVRNGTAFRSQLAQLQAEELKNNQRRNELKSTRIALLKSLSLFTGKTYEERVQFIRPEVITTNPLSFTIQRPELGLFMAQDSLAESQKKLLGSKSLPRLSLFAQGGYGRPGLNMLQNSFEWFYIAGARLNWNLGALYSLGAERKVNTLQRSSIQVQKEMYLLNANITVEQYRNDIQKYRLLLKDDAAIISLREEIMKASKAQLDNGVITSSDYLREVNAADQARQMQLLHNLQLLQVQLDYNDYIEHP, from the coding sequence ATGAAAAAACTCTTGTTTCTCCTTTGCCTGTATACCACAGGACTCCCTGCGCAGGAGACTGTTCCACTGGAAACTATTTTGCAAGAAGCTATGGCGCACTATCCACTGGTCAGTCAACGGAATCTTATTGAAGAAAGCCGGCATTTTAGTCTCGCCGCGCTGAACAGAGCCTACCTCCCGCAACTAAATATCAATGGTCAGGCGAGTTATCAGTCGGAGGTGACTTCATTGCCATTCACCCTACCTCTACCCGGCGTATCGATTAAACCTCTTGACAAGGACCAATATAAAATTGTTGCAGACGTAAGTCAGATCCTATACGATGGCGGAAATATCAACAACCAAAAGCAGATTCAACGGGCGAGTGCGCAGGTGGAACAGGGAAAGATCAATGTAGAGATGCAAAAGATGCGGGAACGGGTGCGACAATTTTACCTTGGTGTACTGATGATGGATGAGCAAATTCGTCAAACCGATCTCGTGGAATCAGATCTGCAGGCAGGCATTAAACGTATGGATGCCGCAGTAAGAAATGGAACCGCCTTTCGTTCACAACTTGCGCAATTGCAAGCGGAAGAACTGAAAAATAATCAACGCCGCAATGAGCTAAAAAGTACCAGAATTGCACTTTTAAAATCACTTTCCCTTTTTACCGGAAAGACGTATGAAGAGCGCGTGCAATTTATTCGTCCGGAAGTAATTACCACTAACCCACTTTCATTTACGATTCAGCGACCGGAATTAGGACTATTTATGGCACAAGATAGTTTGGCCGAATCACAAAAGAAACTACTAGGAAGTAAAAGTCTTCCCCGTTTGAGTTTGTTTGCTCAAGGCGGTTATGGCCGGCCGGGACTAAATATGTTGCAGAACAGCTTCGAATGGTTCTACATAGCAGGTGCACGACTGAACTGGAACCTGGGTGCCCTCTATAGTTTGGGAGCGGAAAGAAAGGTAAACACCCTCCAACGCAGTTCTATCCAGGTGCAGAAGGAGATGTATCTTCTCAACGCCAATATAACGGTTGAGCAATACCGAAATGATATCCAAAAATACCGGTTGCTGTTGAAAGATGATGCAGCAATAATTTCATTACGCGAAGAGATTATGAAAGCTTCTAAGGCCCAACTGGACAATGGTGTCATCACTTCCTCTGATTACCTGCGCGAAGTGAATGCAGCAGATCAGGCGAGGCAGATGCAACTCCTGCATAACTTACAATTACTCCAGGTACAACTCGATTATAACGATTACATTGAACATCCCTGA
- a CDS encoding HlyD family efflux transporter periplasmic adaptor subunit gives MKKYIYLLLSGILLNSCNNSNGDFDASGTFEADEIIVSSETSGRILVMNATEGSLLQQGQLAAIIDTTALKLQREQVEASIGALQQKTSDIQPYLRTLEQQMEVQRTQLQAAEREKNRIALLVKEDAATIKQLDDLETQVSLARQQLLLTERQLEQQKTSINTQNRGILSEELPLEKRKAQLEDQLNKARILNPTTGTVLTNYAEAGETTAPGKALYKIADISTLTLRAYLSGDQLPLVKIGQKVKVLVDNGNDGYKESEGTITWISDKAEFTPKTIQTKEERAHLVYATRIKVKNDGTIKIEMYGEVKFQ, from the coding sequence ATGAAAAAATATATCTATCTCCTTCTCTCCGGAATTCTGCTGAACAGCTGCAACAACAGCAATGGCGATTTTGATGCTTCAGGTACCTTTGAGGCGGATGAAATCATCGTCTCTTCGGAAACTTCCGGACGCATTCTGGTCATGAACGCTACTGAAGGCAGCCTCCTGCAACAGGGACAATTAGCGGCCATCATCGACACAACAGCATTAAAATTACAAAGGGAACAGGTGGAAGCAAGCATCGGAGCTTTGCAACAGAAAACATCCGACATTCAGCCTTATCTCCGGACACTCGAGCAGCAAATGGAAGTGCAGCGTACGCAATTACAGGCAGCAGAACGGGAAAAAAACAGAATAGCCCTTCTCGTAAAAGAAGATGCCGCTACCATCAAACAATTGGATGATCTGGAAACCCAAGTTTCCTTAGCACGGCAACAACTACTGCTCACCGAACGACAACTCGAGCAACAAAAGACCAGCATCAACACACAAAATCGTGGTATTCTCAGCGAAGAGTTGCCGCTGGAAAAAAGAAAAGCCCAACTGGAGGATCAGTTAAACAAAGCCCGAATCCTGAATCCAACTACCGGCACTGTATTAACGAACTATGCAGAAGCGGGAGAAACCACAGCACCGGGTAAAGCCCTTTACAAAATTGCGGATATCTCCACGCTGACTCTTCGGGCATATTTAAGTGGAGATCAACTACCCCTGGTTAAAATCGGACAAAAAGTAAAAGTATTAGTTGACAACGGAAACGATGGATACAAAGAGTCGGAAGGTACGATCACCTGGATCAGCGATAAAGCGGAATTCACTCCCAAAACCATTCAAACCAAGGAAGAGCGGGCGCATCTGGTATATGCCACAAGGATAAAGGTAAAAAATGACGGGACTATCAAAATTGAAATGTACGGAGAGGTAAAGTTTCAGTGA
- a CDS encoding Omp28-related outer membrane protein, giving the protein MKKLLAFAAIVAISFMGCKKDDDNSGTPTGGGGGGGTTGVTVVEKNMGLYNKLTATWCGPCGQWGWTLNTDIIALIETNAVLMGTYASTSSGMYNATAGALKTAFSPSSGWPDFCANGKQKTQFSGTGGIYTSLTKDSVVAEINRHVNATVMVNSGYNTKIENDTLTITAKVQFFQDMPATSKYYIGAYVIEDGVMSVQTGQTGTVAHHHVLRGSASSTTWGTEITSGNTAGSTFDQTFKMAIPSTWNQANLEVATIIWEKVGSTYKFVNAYRK; this is encoded by the coding sequence ATGAAAAAATTATTAGCATTCGCAGCAATAGTGGCTATCTCATTTATGGGCTGTAAAAAAGATGACGACAACAGTGGAACTCCTACCGGTGGTGGTGGTGGCGGTGGTACGACCGGTGTAACTGTAGTTGAAAAGAACATGGGCTTATATAACAAACTCACTGCAACATGGTGTGGCCCTTGTGGTCAATGGGGTTGGACATTGAATACGGACATCATTGCTCTTATTGAAACCAATGCCGTTTTAATGGGAACTTATGCTTCTACTTCATCAGGTATGTATAATGCTACTGCCGGTGCTTTAAAGACTGCTTTCTCGCCATCTTCCGGGTGGCCTGACTTCTGTGCCAATGGCAAACAAAAAACACAATTCTCCGGTACAGGTGGTATTTATACAAGCCTAACTAAAGATTCTGTTGTTGCTGAAATCAATCGTCATGTCAATGCCACAGTAATGGTAAACTCCGGTTATAATACGAAGATTGAAAATGACACTTTAACAATTACAGCTAAAGTTCAATTCTTCCAGGATATGCCTGCTACGAGCAAATATTATATCGGTGCTTATGTAATTGAAGATGGGGTTATGTCTGTTCAAACCGGTCAAACCGGAACAGTAGCACATCATCATGTATTGAGAGGCAGTGCTTCTTCTACTACATGGGGAACGGAGATTACTTCTGGAAATACTGCGGGAAGTACCTTTGATCAAACGTTTAAAATGGCTATCCCTTCTACCTGGAATCAAGCTAATTTGGAAGTTGCTACCATCATTTGGGAAAAGGTGGGCTCAACTTATAAGTTTGTTAATGCATATAGAAAATAG
- a CDS encoding winged helix-turn-helix transcriptional regulator, which yields MGVSKSDEFTLKDNRIATFAKALAHPARVAILQLLIKRQACICGDIVEELPLSQSTVSQHLKELKAAGLIKGDIEGTKICYCIDEEQFEKAVKEMSGLLESYRTSKIKCC from the coding sequence ATGGGCGTTTCTAAATCAGATGAATTTACCTTAAAGGATAACCGCATTGCGACTTTTGCGAAAGCGCTGGCGCATCCGGCACGAGTGGCGATTCTGCAGTTGCTTATAAAACGTCAGGCCTGTATTTGCGGAGATATCGTGGAGGAATTGCCCCTCTCTCAGTCGACAGTATCCCAACACCTCAAGGAACTGAAGGCAGCAGGTTTGATCAAGGGCGATATAGAAGGCACTAAAATATGTTATTGTATTGATGAAGAACAGTTCGAAAAGGCGGTGAAGGAAATGAGTGGATTACTGGAAAGTTATCGTACTTCAAAAATAAAATGTTGCTAA
- a CDS encoding ABC transporter permease, which produces MRSLRFLLQKEFRQIFRNPAILRMMFIMPVIQLIILPQVADYEIRNVNITVIDQDHSTYSREMIRKITSSGSFLLSGYHDNYKAALEDVEHDRSDIILEIPAGFERTLVRENEAKLFVAVNAINGMRANLGAAYLNTILRDYNQEVRTQWIRFPKFDEIPRVEVMPRNWYNLHMNYKLFMVPGILVVLLTMIGAFLTALNIVKEKEVGTIEQINVTPIRKHHFILGKLIPFWVMGMIVLTLGLIISRIFYGIIPVGNIGLIYLFASVFLLAVLGLGLLISTIAQTQQQAMLIAFFLMMIFILMGGLYTSIDSMPKWAQVVTWFNPVTYFIEVMRMVVLKGSGLNDIARHLGIIGIFAVVLNGWAVMSYRKRT; this is translated from the coding sequence ATGCGCAGCCTTCGGTTTTTATTGCAGAAAGAATTCCGGCAGATTTTCCGGAACCCGGCCATCTTGCGCATGATGTTTATAATGCCCGTGATACAACTTATCATTTTACCACAGGTGGCCGATTATGAAATCAGAAATGTAAACATTACTGTCATTGATCAGGATCATTCCACGTATTCGAGGGAGATGATTCGAAAAATAACTTCTTCAGGCTCATTTTTGCTAAGTGGCTATCACGACAATTACAAAGCAGCGCTGGAAGATGTAGAGCATGATCGAAGCGATATCATTCTGGAAATTCCTGCCGGTTTTGAAAGAACCCTGGTACGGGAAAATGAAGCGAAGCTATTTGTTGCGGTGAATGCCATCAACGGGATGCGGGCCAATTTGGGAGCGGCTTATCTGAATACTATTTTGCGCGATTACAATCAGGAGGTGCGAACACAATGGATCCGGTTTCCGAAATTCGATGAGATTCCCCGTGTAGAAGTCATGCCCAGAAACTGGTACAACCTCCACATGAATTATAAACTCTTCATGGTGCCGGGCATACTGGTGGTATTACTCACCATGATCGGTGCATTCCTTACTGCTTTAAACATCGTGAAAGAAAAAGAAGTGGGTACGATTGAACAGATAAACGTTACGCCTATACGCAAACATCACTTTATCCTCGGCAAGCTGATTCCTTTTTGGGTCATGGGCATGATCGTACTCACTTTGGGATTAATCATCTCCCGGATTTTTTATGGCATTATCCCCGTTGGAAACATAGGATTGATCTATCTGTTTGCCTCCGTTTTCCTCCTGGCAGTGCTGGGTCTGGGCTTGCTCATCTCTACCATTGCACAAACACAACAACAAGCTATGCTCATTGCTTTCTTTCTTATGATGATATTTATCCTCATGGGGGGATTGTATACTTCCATCGACAGCATGCCAAAATGGGCGCAAGTAGTTACCTGGTTTAATCCGGTCACCTACTTTATTGAAGTGATGCGGATGGTGGTGCTGAAGGGTAGTGGATTAAATGATATCGCCAGACATCTGGGCATCATCGGGATCTTCGCGGTAGTGTTGAATGGCTGGGCGGTGATGAGTTACCGGAAGCGCACGTAG
- a CDS encoding TetR/AcrR family transcriptional regulator: MDKKEPDIKSRDKILAAARSEFIRGGFNGARMQSIADAAGMNKALLHYYYKNKESLFELVFNDAFAEFIPKLHSIFSGEGSVLEKTEQYVEAHLSLLMEKPDLPLFVLTEIHRDPERFFEKFMNKLPGEPPFARFLQQIANEMREGKIRTMNPRELWMNVMSMTVFPFASRPMLQRLTLMADREFQELMSQRKQSIMLFIKLAIEIPVNN; this comes from the coding sequence TTGGATAAGAAAGAACCTGATATTAAAAGTCGTGATAAAATTCTGGCCGCTGCGAGGAGCGAATTTATTCGTGGTGGCTTCAATGGAGCAAGGATGCAAAGTATTGCCGATGCCGCCGGGATGAATAAAGCCTTGTTGCACTATTACTATAAGAACAAAGAGTCTTTGTTTGAGTTGGTGTTCAATGATGCTTTCGCTGAATTTATTCCTAAACTGCATTCCATCTTTTCCGGTGAAGGCAGCGTATTAGAAAAAACAGAGCAGTATGTGGAGGCACATCTTTCCCTGCTGATGGAGAAGCCGGATCTTCCCCTGTTTGTCCTGACTGAAATTCACCGCGATCCCGAACGGTTTTTTGAAAAATTCATGAATAAACTACCCGGAGAACCTCCCTTCGCCCGCTTCCTGCAACAAATTGCCAATGAAATGCGCGAAGGTAAAATCCGCACCATGAATCCACGGGAATTATGGATGAACGTGATGAGTATGACTGTCTTTCCTTTCGCTTCACGACCCATGCTGCAACGTCTAACGTTGATGGCTGACCGTGAATTCCAGGAACTGATGTCTCAACGTAAACAAAGTATAATGCTATTTATAAAACTCGCTATTGAAATCCCGGTAAATAATTAA
- a CDS encoding ABC transporter ATP-binding protein: MKAITATNIRKSYKNGKEVVEALQPLSFSVDKGELFGFIGPDGAGKTTLFRILVTLLLADEGTASVDGCDVVKDYQKIRQRVGYMPGRFSLYHDLSVEENLNFFATIFRTTVKENYHLIKDIYEQLAPFADRPAGKLSGGMKQKLALCCALIHKPSVLFLDEPTTGVDAVSRKEFWEMLKRLKEQGITILVSTPYMDEASLCDRVALMQEGRFLKIDTPENIIQNFNRPLYAVKGEDMYSLLHLLKETRGIQNAYPFGEYHHVVAQDETMTEDLLRTALQAPLNTEIKRVNADIEDCFIYEMQV; encoded by the coding sequence ATGAAAGCCATAACAGCAACGAATATCCGAAAATCCTATAAAAACGGGAAGGAGGTAGTGGAAGCCCTCCAGCCTCTCTCTTTCTCTGTTGATAAAGGAGAGTTATTTGGCTTTATTGGTCCGGATGGTGCTGGAAAAACCACTTTGTTCAGGATCCTTGTGACCTTGCTTCTTGCAGATGAAGGAACGGCAAGTGTAGATGGCTGCGATGTAGTTAAAGATTATCAAAAGATCCGGCAACGCGTCGGATACATGCCCGGCAGGTTCTCGCTCTACCACGATTTATCCGTAGAAGAAAATCTGAATTTTTTCGCGACTATTTTCCGAACAACCGTTAAAGAAAATTATCACCTGATTAAAGATATCTACGAACAACTGGCTCCTTTCGCGGATCGACCGGCAGGAAAACTATCTGGTGGGATGAAACAAAAGCTGGCGCTTTGTTGTGCACTCATCCATAAACCCTCCGTACTCTTTCTGGATGAGCCTACCACCGGTGTCGATGCGGTATCCCGAAAAGAATTCTGGGAAATGTTAAAGCGATTAAAAGAGCAGGGCATCACCATCCTTGTTTCTACACCCTATATGGACGAAGCTTCACTCTGTGACCGGGTAGCCTTAATGCAGGAAGGTCGGTTTTTAAAAATTGATACGCCAGAAAATATCATCCAAAATTTCAACCGACCGCTATATGCTGTAAAGGGAGAGGACATGTATAGCCTGCTTCACTTGTTAAAAGAAACACGGGGCATACAAAATGCATATCCATTCGGCGAATATCATCATGTAGTTGCGCAAGATGAAACAATGACAGAGGATTTATTACGGACTGCTTTGCAAGCACCACTGAACACTGAAATAAAAAGAGTGAACGCGGATATTGAAGATTGCTTTATCTATGAAATGCAAGTATAA
- a CDS encoding ABC transporter permease, producing the protein MKEQFLAFVKKEWFHIWRDKKTLFILFGLPIVQIFIFGFALTNEIKNSRIAIVDLSRDASSQSLIQRIEASRYFDIEEQLSGADQADAAFKRGLIKLVVVIPENFGENIKHQNKVQVQIIADASDPNTGTTLTNYIQAITGDFQNDINEGKKLPYTIIPEIRMLYNPQLKGAYNFVPGVMAMVLMLVCTLMTSIAIVREKETGTMEVLLVSPLQPVLVILAKSTPYLLLSAINIASILLLSVFVLGLPITGSIVLLVLLSLLFTVTSLSLGMLISSITASQQTAMLISLMGLFLPTLMLSGFMFPIENMPPPLQFMSNLVPAKWYYYIVKAVMIKGVGISIIWKEVVVLLVMTIAYLTLSIKKYNIRLATT; encoded by the coding sequence ATGAAAGAACAATTCCTTGCCTTCGTCAAAAAAGAATGGTTTCATATCTGGAGAGATAAGAAAACGCTCTTCATCTTATTCGGATTGCCTATTGTACAAATTTTCATTTTCGGATTTGCGCTCACCAATGAAATTAAAAATTCCCGCATCGCCATCGTCGACCTGAGTCGTGATGCATCTTCCCAATCGCTCATTCAGCGTATTGAAGCGAGTCGCTATTTTGATATTGAAGAGCAACTAAGTGGCGCTGATCAGGCAGATGCTGCATTCAAGCGAGGTCTCATTAAACTGGTGGTAGTCATTCCGGAAAACTTTGGCGAGAATATTAAACATCAGAATAAAGTACAAGTACAAATCATTGCCGATGCTTCTGATCCCAACACGGGCACTACATTAACCAACTACATTCAGGCTATTACCGGCGACTTCCAAAACGACATCAATGAAGGAAAAAAACTGCCCTATACGATTATTCCTGAAATCCGCATGCTATATAATCCACAGCTAAAAGGGGCTTACAATTTTGTACCGGGAGTCATGGCTATGGTATTGATGTTGGTATGTACGCTGATGACATCCATTGCAATAGTCAGAGAAAAAGAAACCGGTACGATGGAAGTGTTACTGGTTTCCCCGTTACAACCCGTTCTCGTGATTCTTGCCAAGAGTACTCCTTACCTGCTGCTCTCGGCCATCAATATTGCCAGCATTCTCTTGTTGAGTGTTTTTGTTTTGGGGTTACCCATAACCGGTAGTATCGTGCTATTGGTCTTGCTGAGTTTACTTTTCACGGTCACCAGTCTATCTCTGGGCATGCTCATCTCCTCCATCACTGCGAGTCAGCAAACGGCGATGCTCATTTCACTTATGGGATTATTTCTCCCCACACTCATGTTAAGTGGATTTATGTTTCCCATTGAAAACATGCCTCCACCGCTGCAGTTTATGTCGAACCTGGTGCCAGCAAAATGGTACTATTACATTGTCAAAGCGGTGATGATAAAAGGTGTTGGCATCAGCATCATCTGGAAAGAAGTGGTGGTGCTCCTTGTGATGACCATTGCTTATCTGACTTTGAGTATTAAAAAATATAACATTCGATTAGCCACTACCTGA
- a CDS encoding ABC transporter ATP-binding protein, which translates to MEHALEKGNNQEYAITAEQLTKTFGAFTAVDQISFTVSRGEIFGFLGANGAGKTTAMRMLCGLSKPSSGSASVAGYDVSHQPEAIKKNIGYMSQKFSLYEDLTVMENITFYAGIYGLSNQEIRDKSASLLQELKMEHEKKKLVKSLPLGWKQKLSFSIAIIHEPKVVFLDEPTGGVDPLTRREFWEMIYASARKGTTIFVTTHYMDEAEYCDRVSIMVDGSIAALGTPSALKQQFTAPTMNDVFLQLARNATRQAD; encoded by the coding sequence ATCGAACACGCTTTGGAAAAAGGAAACAATCAGGAATATGCCATCACCGCTGAGCAGCTCACGAAGACGTTTGGCGCATTCACTGCAGTAGATCAAATCAGCTTCACGGTAAGTCGCGGGGAGATTTTCGGATTTCTCGGAGCGAATGGTGCAGGCAAGACGACTGCTATGCGCATGCTTTGCGGGTTGAGTAAGCCCAGCTCCGGCAGTGCAAGTGTTGCAGGTTACGATGTGTCTCATCAACCGGAAGCTATCAAGAAAAATATTGGATATATGAGCCAGAAATTTTCTTTGTACGAAGACCTGACTGTTATGGAAAATATTACCTTCTATGCCGGTATTTATGGATTGAGCAATCAGGAGATCAGGGACAAAAGTGCTTCATTACTTCAAGAACTTAAAATGGAGCATGAAAAGAAAAAGCTGGTTAAATCGCTGCCGTTGGGTTGGAAACAAAAACTATCGTTTAGTATTGCCATCATCCATGAGCCCAAAGTAGTATTTCTGGATGAGCCTACCGGTGGTGTAGATCCGCTCACACGCAGGGAATTCTGGGAGATGATTTATGCTTCTGCAAGAAAGGGAACAACCATCTTTGTCACCACCCATTATATGGATGAAGCAGAATACTGTGATAGGGTATCCATTATGGTTGATGGAAGTATTGCTGCATTGGGAACACCTTCTGCGCTTAAGCAACAGTTCACTGCACCCACAATGAACGATGTCTTCCTGCAACTCGCCCGCAACGCCACCCGACAAGCCGACTGA
- a CDS encoding MFS transporter: MNRVVAPHSLGLKANRHQFLLLVLINAFVGGMVGLERTILPQIAEQEFQIAAKSAIFSFIVVFGIVKAFGNYLSGYFSERIGKKNLLIIGWIFGLPVPFILMMADNWNWIVAANVFLGINQGLAWSTTVMMKIDLVGEKNRGLAMGLNEFAGYLAVSVAAFLTGWIAANYGLRPAPFYMGVGFAVAGLLLTVFFVKDTRHHVAAEAQVNTTERLKNVFMDTTFRYKNLSSITQAGLINNLNDGMVWGMLPVLLFTKEFSLADIGLIVAVYPAVWGIGQLLTGKMADFFCKKSMLSWGMMLQGLALLMLVFISTKGGFIFLMALLGWGTAMVYPSFLATVADNTHPKDRAKSMGIFRLWRDLGYAIGAILTGFLADAFGIDSSILAVAFLTLASGYVIEKRMSCKTESMKITPWILSLFNRSRKKGNSRHSCVSTAT, translated from the coding sequence ATGAACAGAGTAGTAGCCCCCCATAGTTTAGGCCTTAAAGCGAACCGGCATCAGTTTTTACTGCTGGTGCTGATCAATGCTTTTGTTGGTGGGATGGTGGGACTGGAGCGGACTATTCTTCCGCAGATAGCCGAACAGGAGTTTCAAATTGCAGCCAAATCAGCCATTTTTTCTTTTATCGTTGTGTTCGGAATCGTAAAAGCTTTCGGAAATTATTTATCAGGATATTTTTCTGAACGAATTGGTAAGAAGAATCTGTTAATCATCGGCTGGATATTTGGCTTGCCCGTTCCATTTATTCTGATGATGGCCGACAACTGGAACTGGATCGTGGCGGCTAATGTTTTTCTGGGGATCAATCAGGGTTTGGCCTGGTCCACAACGGTGATGATGAAAATTGATCTGGTGGGAGAGAAGAATCGCGGTCTTGCGATGGGTTTAAATGAATTTGCAGGTTATCTCGCAGTGTCTGTCGCTGCATTTCTAACAGGGTGGATAGCCGCAAATTACGGATTACGTCCGGCACCATTTTATATGGGAGTTGGCTTTGCCGTTGCAGGACTCTTGCTCACTGTATTTTTTGTTAAAGATACGCGTCATCATGTAGCAGCGGAAGCACAGGTAAATACCACAGAGCGACTCAAAAACGTGTTTATGGATACCACTTTTCGTTATAAAAATCTGAGTTCAATTACTCAAGCGGGACTGATCAATAACCTCAACGATGGAATGGTGTGGGGGATGTTGCCGGTCTTGCTTTTTACAAAAGAATTCTCGCTCGCAGATATTGGTTTAATCGTTGCCGTTTACCCTGCAGTATGGGGAATTGGACAGCTGCTAACAGGAAAGATGGCGGATTTTTTTTGTAAGAAGAGTATGCTTTCCTGGGGGATGATGCTCCAGGGGCTTGCTTTATTGATGTTGGTATTTATCAGCACTAAAGGTGGATTTATATTTTTAATGGCGCTCTTAGGATGGGGTACAGCGATGGTCTATCCTTCCTTCCTCGCTACCGTGGCGGATAATACGCATCCTAAAGATCGCGCAAAAAGTATGGGCATCTTTCGGTTATGGAGAGATCTCGGCTATGCAATCGGTGCGATTCTTACCGGTTTTTTAGCAGATGCTTTTGGAATAGATAGTTCGATACTTGCTGTAGCATTCCTTACACTTGCTTCCGGATATGTAATTGAAAAGCGAATGTCCTGTAAAACCGAGTCGATGAAAATTACGCCATGGATTTTATCTCTCTTTAATAGAAGCAGGAAAAAGGGCAATTCCCGGCACTCTTGTGTTTCTACCGCTACCTGA